Proteins co-encoded in one Saprospira grandis genomic window:
- a CDS encoding LysM peptidoglycan-binding domain-containing protein, with protein MNCPICELAGLEENRQQCPQCESDLRPFFLLQALDEQERIEKEQLKQQAEKREQAALRQGRTPILIAWGASFLALAVLLYFIWPKKSVAPMAKQEGPSKEEMLALQKQVKQLRTESDSLRQALAQQPKSAYVYTVKAGDSPIRLARFFYGQDEEYKRLLEANELALDAMLKVGQKLTIPAL; from the coding sequence ATGAATTGTCCTATTTGTGAACTAGCTGGTTTGGAAGAAAACCGCCAGCAATGTCCCCAATGCGAAAGCGATTTGCGGCCTTTTTTCTTATTGCAAGCACTTGATGAACAAGAGCGTATAGAAAAAGAGCAACTTAAACAACAAGCCGAAAAAAGAGAGCAGGCTGCGCTACGTCAAGGCAGAACCCCCATTTTAATTGCTTGGGGAGCTAGTTTTCTGGCCCTAGCAGTCCTCTTATATTTTATTTGGCCCAAAAAGAGCGTCGCTCCAATGGCCAAACAAGAAGGGCCCTCAAAAGAAGAAATGCTGGCCTTGCAAAAACAAGTTAAACAACTGAGAACAGAAAGCGACAGCCTCCGCCAAGCCTTAGCACAACAGCCTAAATCCGCTTATGTCTACACCGTAAAAGCAGGCGATTCGCCCATTCGCTTGGCTCGTTTCTTTTATGGCCAAGACGAAGAATACAAGCGCCTTTTAGAAGCTAATGAGCTCGCCTTAGATGCCATGCTTAAAGTAGGCCAAAAACTGACTATTCCAGCCCTATAA
- a CDS encoding tetratricopeptide repeat protein — MRFLSLLLLLFGLAACNLDLPSADNPSFSSLEYFYLAQEKHNHGKFDTAYALYTAAIEAIPEEPEFYYERGRLLYDMDRYKEALADYAQAIKLDESQAKYYHAQAVIYAEEEQFDLALPALRKAVEISPENESLHSLLGDIHLQQGDTLGALDDYQAFLRLQPQRPDFRDKLANIYYSLGNMKRARKEAELALRMDDKNANYYYTYALILSELGEDALALDGCRKALELDPTQRDFYYLAAVMALNMGENAEACDYLQKAAEAGDEDAVELQAEYCAQNS; from the coding sequence ATGCGATTTCTTAGCCTTTTACTTTTGCTTTTTGGCCTTGCCGCCTGCAATTTAGACCTCCCTTCTGCGGATAATCCTAGTTTTTCTAGCCTAGAGTACTTCTATCTGGCCCAAGAAAAACACAACCACGGAAAGTTTGATACGGCTTATGCACTATATACAGCAGCCATCGAAGCTATTCCGGAAGAACCCGAGTTTTATTATGAAAGAGGGCGCTTGCTCTATGATATGGACCGCTATAAAGAGGCCCTAGCCGATTATGCCCAAGCTATTAAGTTGGATGAAAGTCAGGCCAAATACTATCATGCTCAAGCCGTTATTTATGCCGAAGAAGAACAGTTTGATTTGGCTTTGCCCGCTTTGCGAAAAGCCGTGGAAATTAGTCCCGAAAATGAAAGCCTGCACTCACTTTTAGGCGATATTCATTTGCAACAAGGCGATACCTTGGGCGCTTTAGATGATTATCAGGCCTTTTTGCGTTTGCAACCTCAGCGGCCGGATTTTAGAGATAAGCTGGCCAATATTTACTATAGTTTGGGCAATATGAAAAGAGCCCGAAAAGAGGCGGAGTTGGCCCTGCGCATGGATGATAAAAATGCCAATTACTATTATACTTACGCCCTTATTCTTAGCGAACTTGGAGAAGATGCCCTAGCTTTGGACGGCTGTCGAAAAGCCCTAGAATTAGATCCCACCCAACGCGATTTCTATTATCTAGCCGCTGTCATGGCACTCAATATGGGCGAAAATGCCGAGGCTTGCGATTATTTGCAAAAAGCAGCTGAGGCCGGCGATGAGGATGCGGTCGAACTACAGGCAGAATACTGCGCTCAAAATTCTTAA
- a CDS encoding molecular chaperone DnaJ — MLHNPYDVLDLDQNASKKDIQKALPLALAKQRKEKKYSPKDIMQAQKELLDPAKRLAADFLFLDRIRAKRPRKFEQPELPKIKALNQLAQNPFDPNQL; from the coding sequence ATGCTACACAATCCATACGATGTTTTAGATCTGGACCAAAACGCCAGCAAAAAAGACATTCAAAAAGCGCTGCCTTTGGCCCTAGCCAAACAACGCAAAGAAAAAAAATACTCGCCCAAAGATATTATGCAGGCCCAAAAAGAACTGCTCGATCCAGCCAAACGCCTAGCCGCCGACTTTCTATTTCTGGACCGTATTCGGGCCAAGCGCCCCCGAAAGTTTGAGCAGCCAGAGCTGCCCAAAATCAAAGCATTAAACCAACTCGCCCAAAACCCTTTTGATCCCAACCAACTCTAA
- a CDS encoding potassium/proton antiporter → MDTVHIIFSGALLLLLSVLAGKTSFRLGLPTLILFLLVGMLAGSEGFGGIYFDDSQLAQFIGIIALNIILFSGGLDTRWGAVRLVLGKGLTLATLGVFITAAAVGIFAHYFFDWSWLDAFLLGAIVSSTDAAAVFSILGSTNIHLKHGIRPILELESGSNDPMAYFLTSLLAGAVLKGDMNLAPALLQLILQLVVGVSIGYLMGRLSKWIINNIRLDFKGLYPVLALSLSFLAYASSELLSGNGFLAVYVSAVFLANSQLTQKLSIRQFFDGFAWLMQIILFLSLGLLVFPSQLLAVWPMGLALAFFLMFIARPISVFIGLSWTKLDFKSKLFISWVGLRGAAPIVFATIPMVMGIQSSNLIFNLVFFLTLVSIALQGMSIPFFARLLGLVDLKVSALTQARSLALEEESKVETAEVYISAESPLIDQKLADIHFPADCMVVLIIRKQQYLVPTAHTKIEAGDTLQLLASKAEDLASLQMELG, encoded by the coding sequence ATGGATACGGTACACATTATTTTTTCTGGGGCGCTCTTATTGTTGCTTAGTGTTTTGGCTGGGAAAACCTCTTTTCGCTTAGGGTTACCCACCTTAATTTTATTCTTATTGGTGGGTATGTTAGCGGGTTCTGAGGGATTTGGCGGCATTTACTTTGATGATTCTCAGTTGGCTCAATTTATAGGCATCATTGCCTTAAACATCATTTTATTTTCGGGGGGCTTAGATACTCGCTGGGGAGCTGTTCGCTTGGTTTTGGGCAAAGGATTGACCTTGGCGACCTTGGGCGTTTTTATTACGGCGGCGGCTGTGGGAATTTTTGCTCATTACTTTTTTGATTGGAGTTGGTTAGACGCTTTTTTATTGGGCGCTATTGTATCCTCAACTGATGCTGCGGCTGTTTTTTCTATTTTGGGTTCGACCAATATTCACTTAAAGCATGGGATTCGGCCTATTTTGGAGTTAGAAAGCGGGAGTAATGACCCTATGGCTTATTTTCTGACCAGTTTGCTTGCTGGAGCGGTATTAAAAGGCGATATGAATTTGGCTCCGGCCCTTCTACAACTAATTCTGCAATTAGTTGTAGGTGTTTCTATTGGCTACCTTATGGGCAGGCTGAGCAAATGGATAATTAATAATATTCGCTTAGATTTTAAGGGCTTGTATCCTGTTTTGGCCCTTTCGCTTAGTTTTTTGGCCTATGCTAGCAGCGAGCTCTTGTCTGGTAATGGCTTTCTAGCGGTTTATGTGTCTGCTGTTTTCTTGGCCAACAGTCAATTGACTCAGAAGCTGAGTATTCGACAATTTTTTGATGGTTTTGCCTGGTTGATGCAAATCATTCTCTTCTTGAGTTTGGGCCTTTTGGTTTTTCCTTCTCAACTCTTGGCCGTTTGGCCCATGGGCTTAGCCCTTGCCTTTTTCCTGATGTTCATTGCTCGACCAATTAGTGTTTTTATTGGCTTATCTTGGACCAAACTCGATTTTAAATCTAAATTGTTTATTTCTTGGGTAGGGCTTCGTGGGGCGGCTCCTATTGTTTTTGCCACCATTCCGATGGTCATGGGCATTCAGTCCTCTAATCTCATTTTTAATTTGGTCTTTTTTCTCACCTTAGTTTCTATTGCTCTGCAGGGCATGAGCATTCCCTTTTTTGCCCGTTTATTAGGTTTAGTAGACCTCAAAGTGTCTGCTTTAACTCAAGCTCGTTCTTTGGCACTAGAAGAAGAAAGTAAGGTAGAAACTGCAGAGGTCTACATTTCTGCAGAAAGTCCTTTAATTGATCAAAAGTTGGCCGACATTCACTTTCCTGCCGATTGTATGGTGGTCCTAATTATCCGAAAACAGCAGTATTTGGTCCCTACCGCTCATACCAAAATAGAAGCTGGCGACACTTTGCAATTACTAGCTAGCAAAGCCGAAGATCTAGCCAGTTTGCAAATGGAGCTGGGCTAA
- a CDS encoding ComEC/Rec2 family competence protein, protein MNWSTIPFFRLLLPGLLGLLLAYCLPWAAAAHWGSYLFWGVLLLLLLGQYLGRYSPFFWRFWGLGLQLLLILGGYVWTYERVLRPREQPIPLVWTEFRARVNSLPQAKRKTVQLQLQLAHYYEADKGWIVCQEPLLLYLPKDSQALALNYGDELVLLGKPRAFEAPKNYGQFDARAYYGQKGISAQMYSKNWHLSAKAAPSFWGVLIDWRLFLKARLRRLIPHQDAAYSVAAALILGDKTDLDQELRQAYSATGASHVLAVSGLHVGLLASILGAIIKLFRRKSAWRYSFREAILLLLGIWLFALLTGAAPSVCRASSMFSLLILGQCLGRNSSIYNSLSGSAFLLLLYDPANLWNLGFQLSYLAVLGIVYFQPKLYRRYYFSFWPMQYIWGLFTVSLAAQLATLPLTLYYFHQFPSYFWLSGLLVVPLAGILLPLGMAALLCLDIPILGGLLSWLLVFLLRLMNGAILAIETWPMAKISAFELASWELLLAYFAILSLVLSLAWRRITPLLLGACCLLFILGHNSWQQLRAEKQAHLAVYQSNRGLYIDYFHGRRAYSYYDSTVWSSARQRGYLSAGSQRRAKIKTLEEQPVASKQNQWLLLGQKRILLLYQWPEHWPEKKIDYLIADTQLSDSLLLPIMQQQPHIQLIRTSLGR, encoded by the coding sequence ATGAACTGGAGTACGATTCCATTTTTCCGTTTACTTTTACCGGGCTTATTGGGCCTATTGTTAGCGTATTGCCTGCCTTGGGCGGCTGCGGCCCATTGGGGCTCATATTTATTTTGGGGCGTATTGCTTCTTCTATTGCTTGGGCAATATTTGGGGCGATATTCCCCATTTTTTTGGCGTTTTTGGGGCTTGGGTTTGCAGTTGCTGCTCATCTTGGGGGGCTATGTTTGGACCTATGAGCGGGTTTTACGGCCAAGAGAGCAGCCTATTCCCTTAGTTTGGACCGAGTTTCGGGCCAGGGTAAATAGTTTACCTCAAGCCAAGCGCAAAACCGTACAGCTGCAGTTGCAGCTAGCCCATTATTATGAAGCGGACAAAGGCTGGATAGTTTGTCAGGAGCCGCTGTTGCTCTATTTGCCCAAGGATAGTCAGGCTTTGGCCCTCAATTATGGCGATGAATTGGTCCTTTTGGGCAAGCCTAGGGCTTTTGAGGCGCCCAAAAACTACGGTCAATTTGATGCTCGGGCCTATTATGGTCAAAAGGGGATTTCGGCCCAGATGTATAGTAAAAATTGGCATTTATCGGCCAAGGCGGCGCCTAGCTTTTGGGGTGTATTAATTGATTGGCGTTTATTTTTAAAGGCGAGATTGCGGCGGTTAATTCCCCATCAGGATGCTGCTTATTCGGTGGCGGCGGCTTTGATTTTGGGCGACAAAACCGATTTGGACCAGGAGCTTCGGCAGGCATATTCGGCGACGGGGGCCAGTCATGTTTTGGCGGTTTCGGGCTTGCATGTAGGCTTGTTGGCTAGTATTTTAGGGGCCATAATCAAATTATTTAGGCGAAAATCGGCCTGGCGGTACTCTTTTCGAGAGGCTATTTTATTATTGTTAGGCATTTGGTTATTTGCCTTATTGACGGGGGCGGCGCCCTCGGTTTGTAGGGCCAGTAGTATGTTTTCGCTTTTGATTCTGGGGCAGTGTTTGGGCCGAAACTCCTCGATTTATAATAGTCTTTCGGGCTCGGCTTTTTTGCTTTTGTTATATGATCCCGCCAATTTGTGGAATTTAGGTTTTCAGCTTTCTTATTTGGCTGTTTTGGGCATTGTTTATTTTCAGCCCAAGCTTTATCGCAGGTATTATTTTTCTTTTTGGCCCATGCAGTACATCTGGGGCTTATTTACGGTTTCTTTGGCGGCGCAACTGGCTACTTTGCCGCTCACGCTCTATTATTTTCATCAGTTTCCCAGTTATTTTTGGTTATCGGGTTTGTTGGTGGTGCCTTTGGCGGGCATTCTTTTGCCTTTGGGCATGGCGGCTTTATTGTGCTTAGATATTCCCATTTTGGGCGGACTTTTATCTTGGCTGCTCGTTTTTCTTTTGCGTTTGATGAATGGGGCCATTTTGGCCATAGAGACTTGGCCAATGGCCAAAATATCGGCTTTTGAGTTGGCTTCTTGGGAGCTACTGCTGGCTTATTTTGCCATTTTATCTTTGGTATTGAGCTTAGCTTGGCGGCGGATAACGCCCTTATTGCTAGGAGCTTGTTGTTTGTTATTCATTTTGGGCCATAATAGTTGGCAGCAGTTGCGGGCCGAAAAGCAGGCGCATTTGGCGGTTTATCAGAGCAATCGAGGGCTGTATATCGACTATTTTCATGGCCGAAGGGCCTATAGTTATTATGATTCGACGGTTTGGTCTTCGGCTCGGCAGCGGGGATATTTATCGGCGGGTAGTCAGCGGCGGGCTAAAATAAAAACCTTGGAAGAGCAGCCCGTTGCTAGCAAGCAAAATCAATGGTTATTATTGGGCCAAAAGCGGATCTTGCTTCTTTATCAGTGGCCTGAGCATTGGCCCGAAAAAAAGATTGATTATCTTATCGCGGATACTCAGCTTTCGGATAGTTTGTTGTTGCCCATCATGCAGCAGCAACCCCATATACAATTGATTAGAACATCTTTAGGGAGATGA
- a CDS encoding GNAT family N-acetyltransferase: MIVYRVIRQREMTDFLAHDPSFAGAGPIAISQIRGASHAANPQAEAEDVLLLLAEEDGLLVGYLGALPNRLQGKVGEERFAWLSCLWIDPNMRGRGLAKSLLEQMYTAWSGRLMITEFTPAAKGLYDKSGYFQDLAQPKGLRLYLYSPLAKVLPKKDPKKWRPYLPLFNLLEQLSFGPQNMRMLFLAKGKYRCESDKNWRPEANKLLSEQKEGFLRGPKDFDWILNYPWLQEGPEDEAAKRYYFSSKAQSLDNGYLYFYEGQTLKAAVLYLLRDGHLRLPYVFMPQADASELIRALLFWMRQKRVIYLTTYQEQLVEALQAKKWPFLGSRPQARHYIITHPLAKTLGDQPFPIQDGDGDAAFT, translated from the coding sequence ATGATTGTTTATCGTGTTATCCGACAGCGAGAAATGACTGACTTTTTGGCCCATGACCCCAGTTTTGCCGGGGCTGGGCCTATTGCGATTAGCCAAATTCGTGGCGCTTCTCATGCCGCAAATCCCCAAGCTGAAGCCGAGGACGTTTTGCTCCTTTTGGCAGAGGAAGATGGGCTTTTGGTCGGTTATTTGGGCGCCTTGCCCAATCGTTTGCAGGGAAAAGTAGGAGAGGAGCGCTTTGCTTGGTTGTCTTGCCTCTGGATTGATCCCAATATGCGGGGAAGAGGCTTGGCTAAATCACTTTTGGAGCAGATGTATACGGCTTGGTCGGGCCGCCTGATGATTACGGAGTTTACTCCCGCCGCCAAAGGACTCTACGACAAAAGTGGTTATTTCCAAGATTTGGCCCAACCCAAGGGCCTCCGTCTTTATTTGTATAGCCCCCTAGCCAAGGTGCTGCCCAAAAAAGACCCCAAAAAATGGCGACCCTATTTGCCGCTCTTCAATTTGTTGGAACAGCTGTCTTTTGGCCCCCAAAATATGCGCATGCTCTTTTTGGCCAAAGGAAAATACCGCTGCGAATCAGACAAAAATTGGCGGCCCGAAGCCAATAAGCTACTGAGCGAGCAAAAAGAGGGCTTTCTTCGGGGACCAAAAGATTTTGACTGGATATTAAATTATCCCTGGTTGCAAGAAGGTCCAGAAGATGAAGCGGCTAAACGCTATTACTTTTCTAGCAAAGCCCAAAGTCTAGACAATGGCTATCTCTATTTTTATGAGGGCCAAACGCTAAAAGCAGCCGTTTTGTATTTGTTGCGAGACGGTCATTTGCGCCTACCTTATGTCTTTATGCCCCAGGCCGATGCCAGCGAGCTCATTCGAGCGCTGCTATTTTGGATGCGCCAAAAACGAGTCATTTATCTAACCACTTATCAAGAACAACTTGTAGAGGCCCTGCAGGCCAAGAAATGGCCCTTTTTGGGCAGCCGCCCCCAAGCAAGACATTATATTATCACGCATCCCTTGGCCAAAACCCTAGGCGATCAGCCTTTTCCTATTCAGGATGGCGATGGCGATGCCGCTTTTACTTAA
- a CDS encoding helix-turn-helix transcriptional regulator has translation MPTNKNALLRYQVLNNCFGNPYRKYFIQDLIAAVNDALADEGCKVGRSQIYNDIKYMESELGYRAPIKRLREGHKVYMRYDPIDFSIHKTPLGPKENAQLEDALNILERLESFQSFDWLTELLPKIKQKLGFARPEQASIIFFDENKDYQGLEHLRPLFTAIKEEQCLRIAYQSFREESGKEEFNFHPQVLKQYNKRWFVFGRDEDRDFDYRNLALDRIQKLEDSLLAYKKVEIDWENDFFKDIIGVSKDWEQQKEEIKIWVAAEQAPYTESKPIHSSQKLLERREDGSIVISLELRPNYELQQQLLMAAEKYKVLSPASLQTLLYHRLKKAVERYEP, from the coding sequence ATGCCCACAAACAAAAATGCTTTATTGCGCTATCAAGTGTTGAATAATTGTTTTGGAAACCCCTACCGCAAGTATTTTATACAAGATCTTATTGCTGCGGTTAATGATGCCTTGGCCGATGAGGGCTGTAAGGTGGGGCGAAGTCAGATTTATAATGACATTAAGTACATGGAAAGTGAGTTGGGCTATCGGGCGCCAATTAAGCGCTTGCGAGAGGGGCATAAGGTTTATATGCGCTACGACCCCATAGATTTCTCGATTCATAAAACGCCTTTGGGGCCCAAAGAAAACGCACAATTAGAAGATGCCCTGAATATTTTGGAGCGTTTGGAGAGCTTTCAGAGCTTTGATTGGTTGACGGAGCTTCTGCCCAAGATTAAGCAGAAACTAGGCTTTGCTCGCCCCGAACAAGCCTCAATCATCTTTTTTGATGAAAATAAAGATTATCAGGGCCTAGAGCATTTGCGCCCTTTGTTTACAGCGATTAAGGAAGAGCAGTGTCTGCGTATTGCCTACCAAAGTTTTCGAGAAGAATCGGGAAAAGAGGAGTTCAATTTTCATCCACAGGTCCTCAAACAATACAATAAGCGCTGGTTTGTTTTCGGTCGAGATGAAGACCGAGATTTTGACTATCGCAATTTGGCTCTAGACCGCATCCAAAAGTTAGAGGATAGCCTTTTGGCCTATAAAAAAGTGGAAATTGACTGGGAAAATGATTTCTTTAAGGACATCATTGGGGTATCTAAGGATTGGGAGCAGCAAAAAGAAGAGATAAAAATTTGGGTGGCAGCCGAACAAGCCCCCTATACCGAAAGTAAACCCATTCATTCCTCTCAAAAACTGCTAGAGCGTAGAGAGGATGGCAGTATTGTGATTAGCCTAGAGCTGCGTCCCAATTATGAACTGCAACAACAACTGCTGATGGCGGCCGAAAAATATAAGGTCTTATCGCCAGCTTCTTTACAAACTTTATTATACCATCGCCTCAAAAAGGCGGTAGAGCGTTACGAACCCTAA
- a CDS encoding nucleoside phosphorylase: MSLAASELILNPDGSIYHLNMQPEQLADTVILVGDPERVSKISCYFDRIDTEIRKREFVIHTGEMGGKRITVMSTGMGTDNIDIVINELDALVNIDLKTRTLKKELRSLKLVRIGTSGSLREDIPVGSLLMSRYSIGLEGLLGFYERPMSEKENVLAQKAQALLAELDFGIRPEAVSCGTALLEQFRPAGFLEGITLTATGFYAPQNRELRAKNRMPALLSKFRALEFDGYKATNLEMETAGIYGLATALGHQALSLNAILANREAGIFHDQPKQLVKELIEKSLELI; encoded by the coding sequence ATGAGTTTAGCCGCATCAGAATTGATTTTGAATCCCGATGGCAGCATTTATCATTTGAATATGCAGCCCGAACAACTGGCCGATACCGTTATTTTGGTTGGAGATCCTGAGCGAGTGAGTAAAATCAGTTGCTACTTTGATCGTATAGATACGGAAATTCGCAAAAGAGAATTTGTGATCCATACCGGAGAAATGGGCGGGAAGCGCATCACGGTCATGTCGACAGGTATGGGGACCGATAATATTGACATTGTTATTAATGAGCTAGATGCTTTGGTCAATATTGATTTAAAAACAAGGACCCTCAAAAAAGAATTGCGTAGCTTAAAGCTCGTACGAATTGGCACCTCGGGCAGTTTGCGAGAGGATATTCCCGTAGGCAGCTTATTGATGAGCCGTTATTCGATTGGCTTGGAAGGCCTATTGGGCTTCTATGAGCGGCCCATGAGCGAAAAGGAAAACGTATTGGCCCAAAAAGCCCAAGCTTTGTTGGCGGAGTTGGACTTTGGTATTCGTCCGGAGGCCGTCAGTTGTGGAACAGCACTATTAGAGCAATTTCGCCCTGCTGGCTTTTTAGAGGGCATTACGCTAACGGCAACGGGCTTTTATGCTCCACAAAACCGGGAGCTCAGAGCCAAGAACCGCATGCCAGCGCTATTGTCGAAATTTAGAGCCTTAGAATTTGATGGCTACAAAGCGACCAATTTAGAAATGGAAACGGCTGGAATTTATGGCTTGGCTACGGCTTTGGGCCATCAGGCCCTTTCACTAAATGCCATTTTGGCCAACAGAGAGGCGGGGATCTTCCACGATCAGCCTAAACAATTGGTCAAAGAACTGATTGAGAAGAGCTTGGAGTTAATTTAA
- a CDS encoding Hsp70 family protein gives MQKVIGIDLGTTNSVMAYKVLDTKILPNIEKEENTPSVVHIDSSGQASIGKIAVDSKLALDPKNTVFSAKRLMGMPFSHPMVQEMVKESKKNDGYYKYSIRKKHNSEDALAIVLHGREYSPEDISAEVLRKIKRDAESHLGDKVSHAVITVPAYFNDKQKNATKKAAEKSGLIVSKLLAEPTAAAIAYGVDQKTEESKTILVYDFGGGTFDLSVLTVANGLFMEQGTGGDRWLGGDDIDRLLSQHIYQLVENEFDLEEGHIHRFLENAPEKTRFAFAAESRKQVERIKKDLSKRKRSHFELDDLLEDEEGDLIDIDIEINRTDFEDLIRPTIAKTIRLIDDLLAELNYEENMIDAILLVGGSSRIPLVNEMLMQRFGAAKVQLSEDPMNAVAKGAAILAHRLGNSGELEQQEDWGEEEEEFQVLYSSSHDIYVRLEDENGQEEFERVVERQIPLPIVEQREYKTAADQQRLIKVELFSNKEEGGKEEIGLGFLVLEEDYPANSSFIFHFEVDTDNTLKLLVAPKNKPNQKSEIHITRGNKDQKFYRTIDEEINNFNRSGANASQMQKLQSDLVKRLKATNQLAQTADDDSQLWDKHIYEVKEEVAQAQHYQEESSHEPADSNMMIARILLNNYENLIGREASELIRMLLQKIELENDILAIQQARQKLEELISNFMGLLDLFLFIVAANRAKEKGSMSDSRRLRDIHDQAERKMERGQVDEGFAILNEHQDLRQKYLGEDSSAAFINTSLKR, from the coding sequence ATGCAGAAAGTCATTGGAATTGATTTGGGCACCACCAATAGCGTGATGGCCTATAAGGTGCTTGATACCAAGATATTGCCCAATATTGAAAAAGAAGAAAACACCCCCTCGGTGGTGCATATTGATAGCAGTGGGCAGGCGAGCATTGGAAAAATAGCAGTAGATAGCAAGTTGGCCCTAGACCCCAAAAATACCGTTTTTTCGGCCAAACGCTTGATGGGCATGCCCTTTAGCCACCCTATGGTGCAAGAAATGGTTAAGGAGAGCAAAAAAAATGATGGCTACTATAAATATAGCATTCGCAAAAAGCACAATTCAGAAGATGCCCTAGCCATTGTTCTTCATGGTCGGGAATACTCTCCCGAAGATATTTCGGCGGAGGTATTGCGTAAAATCAAGCGAGATGCCGAGAGCCATTTGGGCGATAAGGTGAGCCATGCCGTGATTACGGTCCCGGCCTATTTTAATGATAAGCAGAAAAATGCGACCAAAAAGGCGGCGGAGAAATCAGGCTTGATTGTCTCTAAACTATTGGCAGAACCCACAGCGGCCGCTATTGCCTATGGTGTAGACCAAAAAACGGAAGAAAGCAAAACCATTTTGGTCTATGATTTTGGTGGTGGCACCTTTGACCTTTCGGTCCTCACGGTAGCTAATGGGCTATTTATGGAGCAAGGCACGGGCGGCGACCGTTGGCTGGGCGGCGATGATATTGACCGCTTGTTGAGCCAACATATTTACCAGCTAGTTGAAAATGAGTTTGACTTAGAAGAAGGGCATATTCATCGGTTTTTGGAAAATGCGCCAGAAAAAACTCGTTTTGCCTTTGCGGCCGAGAGTCGCAAGCAAGTAGAGCGCATCAAGAAGGACTTGAGTAAGCGCAAAAGGAGCCATTTTGAATTGGATGATTTGTTGGAAGATGAGGAAGGCGACCTTATTGACATTGACATAGAGATTAACCGAACTGATTTTGAGGACCTCATTCGGCCCACTATTGCCAAAACCATTCGCTTGATTGATGATCTATTGGCCGAACTGAACTATGAGGAAAATATGATCGATGCCATTTTATTGGTGGGGGGAAGTTCTAGAATCCCTTTGGTCAATGAGATGTTGATGCAGCGATTTGGGGCCGCCAAAGTACAACTAAGCGAAGACCCTATGAATGCCGTAGCCAAAGGTGCAGCTATTTTGGCCCATCGTCTGGGCAATAGTGGAGAACTGGAGCAGCAGGAAGACTGGGGAGAAGAAGAGGAAGAATTTCAGGTCCTCTACAGCTCTTCTCATGATATTTATGTGCGCCTAGAAGATGAAAACGGCCAAGAAGAGTTTGAGCGGGTTGTTGAGCGGCAGATTCCCCTCCCCATTGTGGAGCAAAGAGAGTACAAAACAGCAGCCGATCAGCAAAGGCTAATTAAAGTGGAGCTCTTTTCTAATAAAGAGGAAGGCGGCAAAGAAGAAATTGGCTTGGGCTTTTTGGTTTTAGAAGAAGACTATCCCGCCAATAGCAGCTTTATTTTTCATTTTGAGGTCGACACCGACAACACCCTCAAGCTATTGGTTGCGCCCAAGAACAAGCCCAATCAAAAGTCCGAAATTCATATTACCCGAGGCAATAAGGACCAGAAGTTTTACCGCACAATTGATGAGGAGATCAACAACTTTAACCGCTCTGGGGCCAATGCTAGCCAGATGCAAAAACTACAGAGCGATTTGGTCAAACGCCTCAAGGCCACCAACCAACTGGCCCAAACCGCAGATGACGATAGCCAGCTCTGGGACAAACACATCTATGAAGTAAAAGAAGAAGTGGCCCAAGCCCAGCATTATCAAGAAGAAAGCAGCCATGAGCCCGCCGACAGCAATATGATGATTGCTCGGATTCTGCTCAATAATTACGAAAACCTAATCGGTAGAGAGGCCAGTGAGTTGATCCGTATGTTGCTGCAAAAGATTGAGCTAGAAAACGACATTCTAGCCATTCAGCAGGCGCGACAAAAGCTAGAAGAGCTCATTAGTAACTTTATGGGGCTACTAGACCTCTTTCTATTTATTGTGGCCGCCAATCGAGCCAAAGAAAAAGGAAGCATGAGTGACTCTCGACGCCTCAGAGACATTCACGACCAAGCCGAGCGAAAAATGGAGCGGGGCCAAGTTGATGAAGGCTTTGCCATATTGAATGAACATCAGGACCTCAGACAAAAATACTTGGGAGAAGACAGTTCAGCCGCCTTTATCAATACTAGCCTCAAGCGATAG
- the grpE gene encoding nucleotide exchange factor GrpE, with amino-acid sequence MDKAAIEKELKDYFVAFGRKEIQLKNQIEKAERAQYEQLKDFAVGLIEMIDGLDRKIERQNNKEEEEESKEARKALKTLINMRKKMLRLLDRFGIRPIVFPDNQLIESYAKVLGSEPSRDHQDREILRIILPGYMQASQIIRQAEVIVVKN; translated from the coding sequence ATGGATAAAGCAGCTATAGAAAAAGAACTCAAGGATTATTTCGTTGCCTTTGGCCGAAAAGAAATCCAACTCAAAAACCAAATAGAAAAGGCAGAAAGAGCCCAATACGAACAGCTAAAAGACTTTGCCGTGGGCCTAATTGAAATGATTGATGGCCTCGATCGAAAAATAGAGCGCCAAAACAATAAAGAAGAGGAAGAAGAAAGCAAAGAAGCTCGTAAAGCCCTTAAAACGCTAATCAATATGCGTAAAAAAATGCTGCGCTTACTCGACCGCTTTGGTATTCGACCTATTGTGTTTCCCGATAATCAACTCATTGAATCCTATGCCAAGGTCTTGGGCAGCGAACCTAGTCGAGATCATCAGGACCGAGAAATCCTCCGCATTATTCTCCCTGGCTATATGCAGGCTAGCCAAATCATCCGCCAAGCAGAGGTGATTGTCGTAAAAAATTAA